In Methanolobus chelungpuianus, the following proteins share a genomic window:
- the mch gene encoding methenyltetrahydromethanopterin cyclohydrolase, with product MISVNEKGIAIIDEMLDWEEELKIKSMELDNGATVIDCGVNMEGGYDAGMYLSRLCLADLADLNYTKVDIGGLPMPAIQVATDHPTVACMASQYAGWRISVGKYFGMGSGPARALGLKPKELYEEIGYKDDSEFAVLVMESSALPTEEVVEYIAKHCSVDPENVYIAVAPTASIAGSVQISARVVETGIHKLESIGFDINTIKSGFGVAPIAPIVGDDTKCMGSTNDCIIYCGETYYTVEYGDAEKLEDFVKKAPSTTSKDFGKPFYTTFKEAGFDFFKVDAGMFAPAKITINDLKSKKSFTSGKTNPGILLESFKVKEV from the coding sequence GTGATAAGTGTCAACGAAAAGGGAATTGCGATCATCGACGAGATGCTTGACTGGGAAGAGGAGCTCAAGATAAAATCCATGGAGCTCGACAATGGTGCAACTGTCATCGACTGTGGTGTCAACATGGAAGGCGGCTATGATGCGGGCATGTACCTGTCACGCCTCTGTCTTGCAGACCTTGCAGATCTCAATTACACGAAAGTCGATATTGGCGGGCTCCCAATGCCTGCAATACAGGTAGCTACAGACCACCCGACAGTTGCGTGCATGGCTTCCCAGTACGCAGGCTGGAGGATATCCGTGGGCAAGTACTTCGGTATGGGCTCAGGTCCTGCAAGGGCACTTGGCCTCAAGCCAAAGGAGCTCTACGAGGAGATCGGCTACAAGGACGACTCAGAATTCGCGGTACTTGTCATGGAGTCAAGCGCCCTTCCCACTGAGGAGGTAGTCGAGTACATAGCCAAGCACTGCAGCGTTGACCCGGAGAATGTCTATATCGCAGTGGCACCCACAGCTTCCATCGCAGGCAGCGTGCAGATCTCAGCCCGTGTCGTGGAGACCGGTATCCACAAGCTCGAATCCATCGGCTTCGATATCAACACCATCAAGAGCGGCTTTGGTGTCGCCCCGATAGCACCCATAGTAGGCGACGACACAAAATGCATGGGTTCCACCAACGACTGTATCATCTACTGCGGTGAGACATACTACACAGTGGAGTACGGAGACGCCGAGAAGCTCGAGGACTTCGTGAAGAAAGCACCCTCCACAACATCAAAGGACTTCGGCAAGCCCTTCTACACAACCTTCAAGGAAGCCGGCTTTGATTTCTTCAAGGTGGATGCAGGCATGTTCGCCCCTGCAAAGATAACCATCAACGACCTCAAGTCCAAGAAGTCCTTCACCAGCGGGAAGACCAACCCCGGTATCCTTCTGGAATCCTTCAAGGTCAAAGAAGTGTAA
- a CDS encoding sensor histidine kinase, translating to MTSGARPRILVVDDELLNVELMRAYLNNDYEVITAYNGKDALDKVKNEMPDLILLDVMMPDMDGYEVCRIIRHEYRIDFIPIIMITALTSKEDHQKGIEAGADEFLKKPVGKFELDKKISSLLRIKQQHDALLMDRNKAYDYLDYVGVLIAVLDQNYNLVHINKKGSDFLGYKKEKTLGKNWISSFVPENYSSQVRRTYDELLKGSIRMCEYHEYPLIISSGEERSFLWYDSLLKDDKGNFSGILISGEDVTERKKAEVQLHEYARQLERSNELKDLFTDIMRHDLLNPAGLIKSFSELLIEAEMDERKRSIIENISRSTSKLIDLIEGAAHLAKLESIEEIGFVRMDVASLLADSVDNFSIDMQSKGVNIDLLFEGAYPAVVNPMIERVFSNLVSNAVKYTADESLIKVRIDDAGDKWKISVADQGEGIPDKDKLAVFERFKRLHKDSVRGTGIGLAIVKRIIDLHNEQVGVLDNPEGQGSVFWLTLKKAE from the coding sequence ATGACCAGCGGAGCCAGACCGAGGATACTTGTTGTTGACGACGAGCTGCTGAATGTAGAGCTCATGCGTGCGTACCTGAATAATGATTATGAGGTCATTACGGCCTACAATGGGAAAGATGCGCTCGATAAAGTAAAAAATGAGATGCCTGATCTCATTTTACTTGACGTGATGATGCCTGACATGGATGGATACGAGGTCTGCAGGATCATCAGGCATGAATACAGGATCGACTTCATCCCGATAATCATGATAACGGCCCTCACTTCCAAAGAGGACCACCAGAAAGGTATAGAGGCAGGCGCCGACGAATTCCTTAAAAAGCCCGTAGGCAAGTTCGAGCTGGATAAGAAGATCTCCTCCCTCCTCAGGATAAAGCAGCAGCATGACGCCCTGCTAATGGACCGCAACAAAGCCTATGACTATCTGGACTATGTAGGCGTACTGATAGCAGTTCTGGACCAGAACTACAATCTTGTGCATATCAACAAGAAAGGCTCCGACTTCCTTGGCTACAAAAAGGAAAAGACGCTTGGCAAGAACTGGATAAGCTCCTTCGTGCCGGAGAACTATTCCTCTCAGGTGAGGCGAACCTATGATGAGCTTCTAAAAGGCTCGATCCGGATGTGTGAATATCATGAGTACCCGCTTATTATAAGCAGCGGGGAAGAACGCTCTTTTCTTTGGTATGACTCCCTCCTCAAAGATGACAAAGGCAACTTCTCAGGGATACTCATCTCCGGGGAAGATGTCACTGAGAGGAAAAAAGCAGAGGTGCAGCTGCACGAGTATGCCCGCCAGCTGGAGCGCTCCAACGAGCTCAAGGATCTCTTCACCGATATCATGCGGCATGATCTTCTGAACCCTGCGGGCCTCATCAAATCTTTCAGCGAGCTGCTTATTGAAGCGGAAATGGATGAGCGGAAAAGATCCATTATTGAGAACATCTCCAGATCCACCAGCAAGCTCATAGATCTTATAGAGGGCGCTGCCCATCTTGCAAAGCTGGAATCCATTGAGGAAATTGGTTTCGTAAGGATGGATGTCGCTTCACTTCTGGCGGATTCGGTCGATAACTTCTCCATTGACATGCAGAGCAAAGGTGTCAATATTGATCTCCTTTTCGAGGGAGCTTATCCTGCCGTGGTCAACCCGATGATAGAGCGGGTGTTCAGTAACCTGGTGTCAAATGCCGTGAAGTATACTGCAGATGAAAGTCTGATCAAGGTCAGGATAGACGATGCCGGAGACAAATGGAAGATCAGTGTCGCAGACCAGGGTGAAGGTATTCCTGATAAGGACAAGCTTGCTGTCTTTGAACGTTTCAAGCGCCTGCATAAAGATAGTGTGAGGGGCACGGGTATAGGGCTTGCCATTGTCAAAAGGATCATTGACCTGCATAACGAACAGGTCGGAGTGCTTGATAATCCTGAAGGGCAGGGAAGTGTTTTCTGGCTGACCCTGAAAAAAGCTGAATGA
- a CDS encoding cytochrome b5 domain-containing protein, with translation MREFTREELSKYDGKKSKEIYVAYKGKVYDVTDSNTWFDGEHYEHEGGRELTEQMDDAPHAEEVFDDYKVIGELVD, from the coding sequence ATGAGGGAATTTACAAGGGAAGAACTTTCAAAGTATGATGGCAAGAAGTCGAAAGAGATCTATGTGGCCTACAAGGGCAAGGTTTACGACGTTACCGACAGCAATACATGGTTTGACGGGGAGCATTACGAACATGAAGGCGGCCGTGAACTGACGGAACAGATGGATGATGCACCCCATGCTGAAGAGGTCTTTGACGATTACAAGGTCATAGGGGAATTAGTGGACTGA
- a CDS encoding protease inhibitor I42 family protein — protein MDNGTEDEGANIPEGSDASADNNTPSFEPMTSVYTEDNNTSPIRALKGDILVISLRENPTTGYSWKVSASPGLSPVDDEYVQDPAAEGVVGAGGVHNWTFEVAEEGIHNISAVYKRPWEDIKGSEETFELTVNAVTPEAMIRTTGTVVYMDLEGGFYGIAGDDDVNYDPLNLGEEFREDGLEVEFTAYPAEDMASFHMWGQLVEIRSIEAVSGS, from the coding sequence ATGGATAACGGCACGGAAGATGAAGGAGCAAATATTCCTGAAGGGTCGGATGCATCTGCAGATAACAACACTCCATCATTCGAGCCTATGACTTCAGTCTACACTGAAGACAATAACACATCCCCTATAAGAGCCCTAAAAGGGGATATACTGGTAATAAGCCTTAGGGAGAACCCGACAACAGGATACTCATGGAAAGTGTCGGCAAGTCCGGGTCTTTCTCCGGTGGATGATGAGTATGTGCAGGATCCCGCAGCCGAAGGAGTAGTAGGCGCAGGTGGTGTGCACAACTGGACATTCGAAGTTGCAGAAGAAGGCATCCATAACATCTCTGCTGTTTACAAGCGCCCCTGGGAGGATATTAAGGGAAGTGAGGAAACCTTTGAACTCACAGTTAATGCCGTGACTCCTGAAGCCATGATCCGTACGACCGGTACTGTGGTCTATATGGACCTGGAGGGCGGATTCTATGGGATAGCAGGCGATGATGATGTAAACTATGATCCGCTGAACCTTGGAGAGGAGTTCAGGGAGGACGGGCTGGAAGTGGAGTTCACAGCGTATCCTGCAGAGGATATGGCAAGCTTCCACATGTGGGGACAGCTTGTGGAAATAAGGTCCATTGAAGCAGTTTCCGGGTCATGA
- a CDS encoding copper-translocating P-type ATPase yields MDSGHKHMHGDKTDEKTPEEQKHLMKQAEHRDHHTGMLEDFKRRFVISVILSIPVLVLSAHIQAFFGFELTFPGDEIAVFVLSSVIYFYGGYPFLTGFFNELRTKTPGMMTLIAVAITVAYIYSSAVIFGLEGEVFFWELVTLIDIMLLGHWLEMRSVMGASRALEELVRIMPSVAHLVKDDKVVDVQVEELKVGDSVLVKPGEKVPVDGVVTRGGSSVNEAMLTGESLPVQKKAGDTVIGGSVNGEGSIEAEVRKTGKDTYLSQVIDLVESAQGSRSRTQDLANRAALVLTVIALSVGILTLAAWLYFGSTFVFALERAVTVMVIACPHALGLAIPLVVAVSTSLAANSGLLIRDRQAFERARDLQAIIFDKTGTLTEGKFGVTDIVPLADMNREDILRLTASLESNSGHPIAVGITDSARQKGLDIKSPESFNSIPGKGVEGVVEGRKLKVVSPGYLRETGISIGDESVGNVEKQGKTVVFLLEEERPLGALGLADLVRRESREAIDRLKSMDIKCMMLTGDNEFVARWVSEELGLDEYFAGVLPHQKAEKVKEVQQKYIVAMVGDGVNDAPALVQANVGIAIGAGTDVAIESADIVLVKNDPRNVADIAVLARKTYSKMFQNLLWATGYNAFAIPLAAGVLYTSGIFLTPAAGAFLMSISTVIVAINAKTLRM; encoded by the coding sequence ATGGATTCCGGACATAAACACATGCATGGTGATAAAACAGATGAGAAGACACCTGAAGAACAGAAGCACCTCATGAAACAGGCGGAGCACAGGGATCATCATACGGGCATGCTTGAAGACTTTAAAAGAAGGTTCGTAATTTCAGTCATTTTAAGTATACCGGTCCTTGTCCTGTCAGCTCACATACAGGCTTTTTTCGGCTTCGAATTAACGTTCCCCGGAGATGAGATAGCGGTATTCGTGCTATCCTCAGTGATATACTTCTATGGAGGATATCCGTTCCTTACAGGCTTCTTCAATGAGCTCAGGACAAAGACCCCGGGCATGATGACACTGATAGCTGTTGCGATTACTGTGGCCTACATATACAGCTCTGCGGTGATTTTCGGTCTTGAGGGAGAGGTGTTCTTCTGGGAACTGGTCACCCTTATAGACATCATGCTCCTTGGCCACTGGCTCGAGATGCGCTCCGTGATGGGAGCCTCGAGGGCACTGGAGGAACTGGTCAGGATAATGCCCTCTGTTGCCCACCTGGTAAAGGATGACAAAGTAGTGGACGTGCAAGTCGAAGAACTTAAAGTGGGGGACAGTGTGCTTGTCAAGCCCGGAGAGAAAGTTCCGGTTGATGGTGTTGTCACCAGAGGCGGGAGCAGTGTCAACGAGGCCATGCTGACAGGGGAATCATTGCCGGTGCAGAAGAAAGCAGGAGACACCGTCATAGGAGGATCTGTCAACGGGGAAGGTTCTATTGAGGCAGAGGTCCGCAAGACAGGCAAAGATACCTACCTTAGCCAGGTCATCGACCTTGTGGAGAGCGCGCAGGGCAGCAGGTCAAGAACTCAGGACCTGGCAAACCGGGCAGCCCTTGTGCTTACCGTAATAGCCCTGAGTGTGGGTATCCTGACCCTTGCAGCATGGCTGTATTTTGGAAGTACCTTTGTCTTTGCACTGGAAAGAGCAGTGACCGTCATGGTTATCGCCTGTCCCCACGCCCTCGGTCTGGCCATACCCCTTGTGGTGGCTGTGTCCACTTCCCTTGCAGCTAACTCCGGCCTGCTTATCCGGGACCGGCAGGCTTTTGAGAGAGCAAGGGACCTGCAGGCGATCATATTCGATAAGACTGGCACCCTTACCGAAGGAAAGTTCGGGGTCACCGATATAGTACCCCTGGCAGATATGAACCGGGAGGATATACTCAGGCTCACGGCCTCGCTTGAGTCAAATTCCGGTCACCCGATAGCAGTGGGTATTACTGACAGCGCCAGGCAGAAAGGCCTTGACATAAAAAGTCCGGAGAGCTTCAACTCCATTCCCGGCAAAGGCGTGGAGGGCGTTGTGGAAGGCAGGAAACTTAAAGTCGTCAGTCCGGGATACCTACGTGAGACAGGGATCAGCATCGGTGATGAGAGTGTAGGCAATGTTGAGAAGCAAGGCAAGACTGTCGTTTTCCTTCTGGAGGAAGAAAGGCCTCTTGGAGCCCTAGGGCTTGCAGATCTTGTCAGGCGGGAGTCAAGGGAAGCCATAGACCGGCTGAAATCCATGGATATAAAATGCATGATGCTCACAGGCGATAATGAGTTCGTTGCCAGGTGGGTGTCTGAGGAACTGGGACTTGATGAATACTTTGCAGGGGTGCTGCCTCACCAGAAGGCTGAGAAGGTAAAGGAAGTGCAGCAGAAGTACATCGTAGCCATGGTAGGCGACGGCGTGAACGATGCCCCTGCGCTTGTTCAGGCAAATGTGGGCATTGCCATTGGAGCCGGTACGGATGTAGCCATCGAGAGTGCGGATATCGTACTCGTGAAGAACGATCCCAGGAATGTTGCGGACATAGCCGTACTCGCCAGGAAGACCTACTCCAAGATGTTCCAGAACCTGCTCTGGGCTACGGGCTACAACGCCTTTGCAATTCCCCTGGCAGCCGGGGTGCTCTATACTTCCGGCATTTTCCTCACTCCTGCAGCAGGGGCTTTCCTGATGAGTATCAGCACTGTTATTGTTGCCATCAATGCGAAGACACTCAGGATGTGA
- a CDS encoding SHOCT domain-containing protein, with amino-acid sequence MLIMMLFWIMLTIGIVLLVKWFIDQNKGQSETKEVTAMEAAQLRYARGEISREEFEEIRRNLEE; translated from the coding sequence ATGTTGATAATGATGCTATTCTGGATAATGCTCACAATAGGAATAGTGCTGCTGGTAAAATGGTTCATTGATCAGAACAAAGGTCAAAGCGAAACAAAAGAAGTGACTGCCATGGAAGCAGCACAGCTGCGTTATGCGAGAGGGGAGATCAGCAGGGAAGAGTTTGAAGAGATCAGAAGGAACCTGGAGGAATAG
- a CDS encoding c-type cytochrome: protein MARKNLVVIALALIVAGIAGLVYLASIPGYVPGIRGPGYPDTAYPVNEDTLEADYESNGQMIYYTGYNETGQRIDTSGGPHWLYVHGGSCVHCHGEDGKGGVPVMMGYVVPADITYEGLISDEHAEHEPYTDETLRRAIRSGIDPEGRPLDATMPRWDMTDEDISDLIDYLKTL from the coding sequence GTGGCAAGAAAGAATCTAGTGGTGATAGCACTTGCACTGATAGTTGCAGGTATAGCCGGACTGGTGTATCTTGCTTCCATCCCGGGGTACGTTCCCGGCATCAGGGGTCCCGGATATCCTGACACTGCATATCCCGTTAATGAGGATACTCTGGAGGCCGACTATGAGTCCAACGGGCAGATGATCTACTATACCGGATATAACGAGACAGGCCAGCGGATCGACACAAGCGGCGGACCTCACTGGCTCTATGTGCATGGAGGCAGCTGTGTCCACTGTCATGGAGAAGACGGAAAAGGAGGAGTGCCTGTAATGATGGGATATGTAGTGCCAGCCGATATAACCTATGAAGGGCTCATTTCAGATGAACATGCCGAACATGAACCCTACACGGATGAGACTCTCAGAAGGGCCATAAGATCAGGGATAGACCCGGAAGGCCGTCCTCTTGACGCAACCATGCCAAGATGGGATATGACGGATGAGGATATAAGCGATCTGATAGATTATTTGAAGACTCTCTGA